A window of Notolabrus celidotus isolate fNotCel1 chromosome 11, fNotCel1.pri, whole genome shotgun sequence contains these coding sequences:
- the si:ch211-207e14.4 gene encoding interleukin-17 receptor D, which yields MWKAALIFYHLSALGWPLQAQEDVTDAVIRPQDCSLDCIRQGEPGCEYCRITTSDVKTALGFKTVDMFGGCIPKPCFDLLGKEDPELCQHYVRAPNDVKVELVQESNPKSDTIVVSWKPSYYGIAFLRGFQVLLQTLGGSSFACQLFLFHRNLSLPASHAQKVYKSDPFSGLSLGSQYAITVMALPVPEKWERFYQSKIFSTRSCAEKNGLEKCKKDWYPKHIKVEQEGTEVNVTFNLAPPNLGIRSYFSLCYANGMKKYTDITPSSSKNKTHHSYELKGLQEGTNYTCEIAANEVDAVRTKFNVQVLHIKKGGTSPLSITPSLALMLPVCLAVVAILVVCLAALTRRRPQLHMKRLNIKPDVITQDRESSTQEEVVALPSQRLSPPRLLMCYSSNDGPAHINAVMQLGAFIQQHMATQVILDLWDSMSVAGEGSMAWYCRQIRESDFILVICSQGLSIKPKLPEQEDGTEDEEAERWLDFGPSTLSSDVAVQLVGEEVGRAKARGQDLSKYMSVIFEHSEETDIPTELRLVSHYRLARDLPLLFSHLHKVALHRPGGFLKISSISEEGFNKLPAGAALQKAIHEAGVERRSNRRHPVEAGK from the exons ATGTGGAAGGCAGCTCTAATTTTCTACCATCTCTCGGCTCTTGGGTGGCCGCTCCAGGCTCAGGAGGATGTTACAGACGCTGTCATCCGTCCTCAGGACTGCAGCCTGGACTGTATACGACAG GGAGAACCTGGATGTGAATACTGCAGAATAACCACATCAGACGTCAAGACGGCTCTGGGCTTTAAGACGGTTGATATGTTTGGAG GTTGTATTCCAAAGCCATGTTTTGATCTGCTTGGAAAAGAAGACCCTGAACTCTGCCAGCACTACGTCCGAGCACCCAATGATGTGAAGGTTGAGCTAGTGCAAGAGTCAAACCCCAAATCTGACACCATTGTTGTGTCCTGGAAGCCCAGTTACTATG GGATCGCCTTCCTGCGAGGCTTTCAGGTGTTATTACAGACTTTGGGAGGGTCGAGTTTTGCCTGTCAGCTCTTTCTCTTCCATCGTAACCTCTCCCTCCCGGCGTCACACGCTCAAAAG GTCTACAAGTCCGACCCCTTCTCCGGCCTCTCTCTGGGCTCTCAGTATGCTATCACCGTCATGGCTCTGCCTGTGCCTGAGAAGTGGGAGAGGTTCTACCAGAGCAAGATCTTCTCCACACGAT CATGTGCAGAGAAGAATGGCTTGGAGAAGTGCAAAAAAG ACTGGTACCCTAAACACATCAAGGTGGAGCAGGAAGGGACGGAAGTCAATGTGACCTTTAACCTGGCTCCCCCAAACCTGGGCATCAGGAGCTATTTCTCACTGTGCTACGCTAACGGCATGAAGAAATACACCGACATCACTCCT AGTTCatccaaaaacaaaactcaccACAGCTACGAGCTGAAGGGCCTTCAAGAAGGAACCAATTACACCTGTGAG ATTGCAGCCAACGAGGTGGACGCAGTGAGGACGAAATTCAATGTTCAGGTCCTGCATATTAAAAAAG GAGGAACCTCGCCActctccatcactccctccTTGGCTCTGATGCTTCCAGTGTGTCTGGCTGTGGTGGCCATACTTGTAGTCTGCCTGGCTGCTCTCACTCGAAGGAGGCCCCAACTGCACATGAAGAGACTAAACATAAAGCCAG ATGTTATAACTCAGGATCGAGAGAGCAGTACTCAGGAGGAAGTGGTGGCTTTGCCAAGTCAAAGGCTGAGCCCCCCTCGTCTTCTGATGTGCTACAGCAGCAATGACGGCCCTGCTCATATCAACGCTGTCATGCAGCTAGGGGCATTTATACAGCAGCACATGGCCACTCAG GTGATTCTGGATCTGTGGGACTCTATGAGCGTTGCAGGGGAGGGCAGTATGGCCTGGTACTGTCGACAGATCCGGGAGAGCGACTTCATCTTGGTCATCTGTTCTCAGGGCCTCAGTATCAAACCTAAGCTTCCAGAGCAAGAGGACGGCACTGAAGACGAAGAGGCAGAAAGATGGTTAGACTTTGGGCCCAGCACCTTAAGCTCTGATGTAGCCGTGCAGCTTGTCGGAGAGGAGGTGGGCCGAGCCAAAGCCAGGGGTCAGGACCTTTCCAAATACATGTCAGTCATTTTTGAGCACTCTGAAGAGACAGACATCCCCACAGAGCTGAGGCTGGTGTCTCACTACAGGCTCGCAAGAGACCTACCGCTGCTCTTTTCTCACCTTCACAAAGTGGCTCTGCACAGACCGGGGGGTTTCCTGAAGATAAGCAGCATCTCAGAGGAAGGCTTTAACAAGTTGCCGGCTGGAGCAGCTCTTCAGAAGGCGATCCACGAGGCCGGGGTGGAAAGGAGGTCAAATAGGCGTCACCCTGTGGAGGCAGGGAAGTaa